A genomic window from Babylonia areolata isolate BAREFJ2019XMU chromosome 9, ASM4173473v1, whole genome shotgun sequence includes:
- the LOC143285660 gene encoding zinc transporter ZIP1-like, with the protein MNPNSDKGISLVIFFLVTMVAGSIPILLFSRCWGRLTSRRGQTVISLLNCFAGGVFLATCLLNLLVEGLEEYEEYKAVSGFDSEYPFFHLGIGVGFFAVAFVERLAVFLYGRGSTTGNGTVNHEAIEMKNANGEAAVKAAESASRTVPETPSGEDAQPSRAEGAPSGCSASADDPGHPAQPVSWQDVFSELPAPGGHDHAVDMTGHSAVTAVTVLLALSFHTIFDGLAVGLQETEADIWTTTAAINVHKTIVAVSLGLKLGSASPGKPWKAFLLLFLFALMAPLGVAIGIGVTSDRLDQRAHLLAGGILQGVATGSFLYVTFFEILGEELGHHSTVPKIGLTIVGFGVMAIAKIWDSD; encoded by the coding sequence ATGAACCCCAACTCAGACAAGGGCATCAGCCTGGTCATCTTCTTCCTCGTCACCATGGTGGCGGGCTccatccccatcctcctcttctctcGCTGCTGGGGAAGGCTGACCTCCAGGAGAGGTCAAACCGTCATCTCCCTCCTCAACTGTTTCGCTGGAGGGGTCTTCCTGGCCACCTGTCTGCTCAACCTGCTGGTGGAGGGCTTGGAGGAGTACGAGGAGTACAAAGCGGTCTCCGGGTTCGACTCCGAGTATCCCTTCTTCCACCTGGGCATCGGTGTGGGCTTCTTCGCTGTGGCCTTCGTGGAGAGACTGGCCGTGTTTCTGTACGGCAGGGGATCCACCACAGGAAACGGCACCGTGAACCACGAAGCCATAGAGATGAAGAACGCCAACGGGGAGGCTGCGGTGAAAGCAGCGGAGTCTGCAAGCAGAACCGTGCCCGAAACGCCTTCCGGAGAGGATGCTCAGCCCTCAAGGGCTGAGGGCGCTCCGTCAGGCTGTTCGGCCAGCGCAGATGATCCGGGACACCCGGCACAGCCCGTCAGCTGGCAGGACGTGTTCTCCGAGCTGCCGGCGCCGGGTGGCCATGACCACGCTGTGGACATGACGGGTCACTCCGCTGTGACCGCCGTCACCGTGCTGCTGGCGCTGTCCTTCCACACCATCTTTGACGGGCTGGCCGTGGGGCTGCAGGAGACGGAGGCCGACATCTggaccaccaccgccgccatcaACGTCCACAAGACCATCGTGGCTGTGTCCCTGGGGCTGAAGCTGGGGTCGGCGTCTCCCGGCAAGCCGTGGAAGGCGTTCCTGCTGCTCTTCCTGTTCGCCCTCATGGCGCCGCTGGGCGTGGCGATCGGGATCGGCGTCACTTCGGACCGCCTGGACCAGCGCGCGCACCTGCTGGCGGGGGGCATCCTGCAGGGCGTGGCCACGGGCTCCTTCCTCTACGTCACCTTCTTTGAGATCCTGGGGGAGGAGCTGGGCCACCACAGCACGGTGCCCAAGATCGGTCTCACCATCGTCGGCTTCGGGGTCATGGCCATTGCCAAGATCTGGGATTCTGACTGA